The proteins below are encoded in one region of Macadamia integrifolia cultivar HAES 741 unplaced genomic scaffold, SCU_Mint_v3 scaffold2723, whole genome shotgun sequence:
- the LOC122067122 gene encoding transmembrane 9 superfamily member 1-like, which translates to MLPTVRSLSLLVVFLLVVSLVFASESDHKYQPDDPVTLWVNKVGPYNNPQETYNYYSLPFCQTGSNAAHKWGGLGEVIGGNELIDSQIEIKFQKNVDKASICELELDAAKVKQFKDAIENTYWFEFFMDDLPLWGFVGDLHPDKNNDNKHVLYTHKNIIVKYNGDQIIHVNLTQDNPKPLEVGKTVDMTYSVRWIQTNVTFARRFDIYLDYPFFEHQIHWFSIFNSFMMVIFLTGLVSMILMRTLRNDYAKYAREDDDLETLERDVSEESGWKLVHGDVFRPPLNLVLLSALVGTGAQLAMLVLLVILLAIIGMLYVGRGAIITTFIVCYALTSFISGYVTGGLYSRSGGKNWIKSMILTASLFPFMCFGIGFILNTIAIFYGSLAAIPFGTIMVVFVIWAFISFPLALLGTVVGRNWSGAPNNPCRVKTIPRPIPEKKWYLRPSVVSLMGGLLPFGSIFIEMYFVFTSFWNYKVYYVYGFMLLVFLILIIVTVCVTIVGTYFLLNAENYHWQWTSFFSAASTAVYVYLYSIYYYYVKTKMSGFFQTSFYFGYTLMFCLGLGILCGAVGYLGSTLFVRRIYRNIKCD; encoded by the exons TATCAACCGGACGATCCTGTGACCCTTTGGGTGAACAAGGTTGGGCCCTATAATAATCCACAAGAAACATACAACTACTATAGCCTTCCATTTTGCCAGACAGGTTCCAATGCTGCTCATAAATGGGGAGGCCTTGGTGAGGTTATTGGTGGAAATGAGCTTATCGACAGTCAGATTGAAATAAAGTTTCAGA AAAATGTGGATAAGGCTTCCATATGTGAACTTGAACTTGATGCAGCAAAGGTTAAGCAATTTAAGGATGCAATTGAGAATACTTATTGGTTTGAATTCTTCATGG ATGATCTACCTTTGTGGG GTTTTGTTGGTGACCTCCATCCTGATAAAAATAATGATAACAAGCATGTACTTTATACGCATAAGAATATTATTGTCAAGTACAACGGAGATCAG ATTATTCATGTTAATCTCACTCAGgacaaccctaaacccttggAAGTGGGGAAAACAGTGGATATGACATATTCCGTCAGATGGATTCAAACAAATGTCACTTTTGCTCGGCGTTTTGACATTTATCTGGACTATCCTTTCTTTGAGCACCAG ATTCATTGgttctccattttcaattctTTCATGATGGTTATCTTCCTCACTGGCTTGGTGTCGATGATTTTAATGCGAACTCTGAGAAATGACTATGCAAAATATGCTCGGGAAGATGATGATCTGGAGACTTTG GAAAGGGATGTGAGTGAGGAGTCTGGTTGGAAGCTTGTCCATGGTGATGTTTTCCGGCCTCCTCTCAATTTGGTTCTACTTTCTGCTCTTGTTGGCACAGGTGCTCAACTGGCAATGCTTGTTCTCCTTGTTATCCTATTGGCAATCATTGGAATGTTGTACGTCGG GCGCGGAGCAATTATCACAACTTTTATAGTATGTTATGCTCTTACATCATTTATTTCGGGTTATGTGACTGGTGGATTGTATTCGCGCAGTGGTG GTAAAAACTGGATAAAATCGATGATCCTCACGGCATCGCTTTTCCCCTTTATGTGCTTTGGCATTGGCTTCATCCTTAACACAATTGCTATATTCTATGGTTCCCTAGCTGCCATTCCCTTTGGGACAATTATGGTTGTGTTTGTAATTTGGGCTTTCATCTCCTTCCCTCTGGCACTTCTTGGTACGGTAGTTGGAAGAAATTGGAGTGGTGCTCCAAACAATCCCTGTCGTGTCAAGACCATTCCCCGCCCCATCCCTGAGAAGAAATGGTATCTCAGACCATCAGTTGTATCTCTGATGGGAGGGTTACTTCCCTTTGGCAGCATCTTCATTGAAATGTATTTTGTGTTCACATCCTTCTGGAATTATAAG GTGTACTATGTCTATGGCTTTATGCTGCTGGTCTTCTTGATTCTCATTATTGTTACTGTTTGTGTCACAATTGTGGGGACATATTTCTTGCTAAATGCTGAGAATTATCACTGGCAATGGACTTCGTTCTTCTCTGCTGCATCAACGGCCGTTTATGTGTACCTCTACTCTATATACTACTATTATGTTAAGACTAAGATGTCAGGCTTCTTCCAGACCAGTTTCTATTTTGGATACACTCTGATGTTTTGTCTTGGTCTGGGAATCTTGTGTG GAGCTGTAGGTTATCTGGGCTCTACTTTGTTTGTGAGGAGGATTTACAGGAACATCAAATGTGACTAG